One Nitrospira sp. DNA window includes the following coding sequences:
- a CDS encoding Maltodextrin ABC transporter, permease protein MdxG: protein MNRRFLLALGILTTVGLSLLPFLWFLLTSFKSQAEIEATPPTWWPSGSLGFYRSALFDHRLFDYVGNSIVVAGSTTVLALLIAIPAAYALARLAIPGKQGILAVLLCVSMFPQMAIAGPVWRLLDAIGGLNHRWGLVLPYVALTLPLAIWILASFFKELPPELEDAARVDGCGPWTTLLRITLPLAAPGIFTAAILVLIYAWNEFFFALLILTQPEQQTLPVGIALFQGEFTMPWGELAAASVVATLPLILVVLLCQRWIVSGLSAGAVKG from the coding sequence ATGAATCGACGATTCCTCCTCGCGCTGGGCATCCTCACCACCGTCGGACTGAGCCTCTTGCCGTTCCTCTGGTTCCTGCTCACCTCGTTCAAGTCGCAGGCCGAGATCGAAGCCACGCCGCCCACCTGGTGGCCATCCGGCAGCCTGGGATTCTATCGTTCGGCCCTCTTCGACCATCGCCTGTTCGACTACGTAGGCAACAGTATCGTGGTCGCAGGCTCGACGACCGTGCTGGCCCTGCTGATTGCGATCCCGGCCGCCTACGCACTGGCCAGGCTCGCCATCCCCGGCAAACAGGGTATTCTGGCGGTCCTGCTTTGTGTCTCGATGTTTCCGCAGATGGCGATTGCGGGCCCGGTCTGGCGTCTGCTGGATGCCATCGGCGGGCTCAACCACCGCTGGGGTCTCGTCCTTCCCTACGTCGCATTGACCTTGCCCTTGGCGATCTGGATCCTGGCCAGCTTCTTCAAGGAACTGCCGCCCGAGTTGGAGGATGCCGCACGCGTCGACGGCTGCGGTCCCTGGACGACATTATTACGCATCACCCTCCCGCTGGCGGCGCCGGGAATTTTTACCGCCGCGATTCTGGTGCTGATCTATGCGTGGAACGAGTTTTTCTTCGCCCTCCTGATCCTGACCCAGCCGGAACAACAGACGCTCCCGGTGGGCATCGCGCTCTTCCAGGGGGAATTCACCATGCCCTGGGGAGAATTGGCCGCCGCCTCGGTCGTGGCGACCCTGCCGTTGATCCTGGTCGTGTTGTTGTGCCAACGATGGATCGTCAGCGGGCTGTCCGCGGGAGCGGTGAAAGGCTAG
- a CDS encoding sn-glycerol-3-phosphate transport ATP-binding protein UgpC, translating into MAELELRGISKSFRDQTVLRDISLQVPDGSFTILLGPSGCGKSTLLRIIAGLEARTSGQVLIDGAAVDHLAPAERDIAMVFQQYALYPHLSVRENLAFALTIRRTPRHVIDDRIAEVAQLLEIHQLLGRKPKDLSGGQRQRVAMGRAIVRKPKLFLFDEPLSNLDAQLRTSMRIELKKLQQRLQATMVYVTHDQVEAMTLGDRIVLLDRGHIRQVAPPQDIYAAPADPFVASFIGTPPMNLWQGTLTTQNGRTVFRTEDLTLALPPLLSRQSPESAVTLGIRPEDIRLENETDALRVEALVELIEDLGADLLLHCTVGRLRLVVRAGRAADKKPGDSVPLSFPLNKLHVFLDDRRLDRAFSTPS; encoded by the coding sequence ATGGCCGAATTGGAATTGCGCGGTATCTCGAAATCCTTTCGCGACCAGACCGTCCTGCGCGACATCTCGCTCCAGGTCCCGGATGGGAGCTTCACGATCCTACTCGGCCCCTCCGGCTGCGGCAAATCGACGCTGCTGCGCATCATCGCCGGTCTTGAGGCCCGGACCTCGGGCCAGGTCCTCATCGACGGCGCGGCGGTCGATCACCTTGCGCCTGCGGAACGCGACATCGCCATGGTCTTTCAGCAATACGCCCTCTACCCGCACCTGTCGGTGCGCGAAAACCTGGCCTTCGCCCTCACCATTCGCCGAACCCCGCGCCACGTGATCGACGATCGTATCGCTGAAGTCGCGCAGTTGCTGGAGATCCACCAGTTGCTGGGCCGGAAACCCAAGGACCTGTCCGGCGGCCAACGGCAACGTGTCGCGATGGGACGGGCCATCGTACGAAAGCCCAAACTGTTTTTATTCGATGAGCCCCTGTCCAACCTGGACGCGCAACTCCGCACCTCGATGCGGATCGAGCTGAAAAAGCTGCAGCAGCGCCTGCAGGCCACCATGGTCTATGTCACCCACGATCAGGTCGAAGCCATGACCTTGGGCGATCGCATCGTCCTGCTGGATCGTGGTCACATACGCCAAGTCGCACCGCCTCAGGACATCTATGCAGCGCCGGCAGACCCCTTCGTTGCCTCCTTCATCGGCACGCCGCCGATGAACCTTTGGCAGGGAACGCTCACCACACAAAACGGTCGGACCGTCTTCCGGACCGAAGACCTCACCCTGGCGCTGCCGCCTCTCTTGTCCCGACAGTCACCGGAGTCGGCCGTCACGCTTGGCATTCGCCCGGAAGACATCAGGCTGGAGAATGAGACCGATGCGCTTCGAGTGGAGGCGTTGGTGGAACTTATCGAGGACCTTGGAGCAGACCTGCTCCTCCATTGCACGGTCGGACGCCTCAGGCTGGTGGTGCGTGCCGGCCGAGCAGCCGACAAGAAACCCGGCGACTCGGTGCCGCTTTCGTTCCCCCTGAACAAGCTGCACGTGTTCCTCGACGACCGCCGGCTCGACAGGGCCTTTTCCACGCCCTCTTGA
- a CDS encoding DnaJ-class molecular chaperone CbpA gives MATTQRGYYDILGIPRNASADDIKKAFRRRAREFHPDLHTGTKKTEMEKKFKELNEAHEVLSDPDKRKKYDQYGQNWEQAEAYEKARQQAGPQPGHGGTAGGFSGDFGDIFETFFGSRGRGGGASGFAVDGEDLETDVELNIRDVLTGVTRRIDLTERVVCKACGGSAIVRGRPCVVCGGSGTQTEKRTIEVRIPAGVQNDTRVRLAGKGQPGINGGKPGDLYLRVHIEPNGIFRQKGSDVQVTLPVWPWEAALGAEVMAPTLTEPVKVKIPPGSKADSKLRLKGKGLPTGSGNQGDLFLKLKIVMPTALSDEERALYEQLGRIRHSDPRAEILAASRRSSA, from the coding sequence ATGGCGACAACACAACGCGGCTACTACGACATCCTCGGCATTCCGCGCAACGCCTCCGCCGACGACATCAAGAAGGCGTTCCGTCGCCGTGCCCGCGAGTTCCATCCCGATCTCCATACCGGCACAAAAAAAACCGAAATGGAGAAGAAGTTCAAGGAATTGAACGAAGCGCACGAAGTCCTGTCGGATCCCGATAAGCGGAAAAAATATGACCAGTATGGCCAGAATTGGGAACAGGCCGAGGCCTATGAGAAGGCGCGTCAACAGGCCGGACCCCAGCCCGGTCACGGCGGAACAGCGGGCGGATTCAGCGGCGACTTCGGCGACATTTTCGAAACCTTCTTCGGAAGCCGCGGTCGTGGCGGCGGGGCGTCGGGCTTTGCCGTCGATGGGGAAGACCTGGAAACCGACGTCGAACTCAACATCCGCGACGTCTTGACCGGCGTCACCAGGCGCATCGACCTCACGGAACGAGTCGTCTGCAAGGCCTGCGGCGGCAGCGCCATCGTCCGCGGCCGCCCCTGCGTCGTCTGCGGCGGTTCCGGCACGCAAACCGAAAAACGCACGATCGAGGTGCGCATTCCGGCCGGCGTCCAAAACGACACCCGCGTCCGCCTCGCAGGCAAGGGGCAGCCGGGAATCAACGGGGGCAAGCCGGGCGACCTCTACCTGCGCGTCCATATCGAGCCCAACGGCATCTTCCGCCAGAAAGGGTCCGACGTGCAGGTCACATTGCCGGTATGGCCCTGGGAAGCGGCGCTCGGCGCCGAAGTCATGGCCCCGACCTTGACGGAACCGGTGAAGGTCAAAATTCCACCCGGCAGCAAGGCGGACAGCAAGCTTCGCCTGAAGGGCAAGGGCCTTCCGACCGGCAGTGGCAACCAGGGGGATCTGTTCCTGAAGTTGAAGATCGTCATGCCCACCGCGCTCTCCGATGAGGAGAGGGCGCTCTATGAACAGTTGGGCCGCATTCGTCACAGCGATCCGCGAGCCGAAATCCTCGCCGCATCACGACGCAGTTCAGCATAA
- a CDS encoding MarC family integral membrane protein, whose amino-acid sequence MNIVEYALFAFSSLFVIVDPIAVVPAFLAMTPRDSVAQRLRTARMACIVAVGLLTGFALFGQTILQLLGITLPAVQIAGGLILLLVALDMLRAQRSTVQETAEETAAGTNKDDIAIAPLAVPMLAGPAAISTVILLETQAKTLALRAVLMGCLVLVGLASYIILAIGASGAKWLNPIAEKIISRLMGLLLAALAVQFIVNAFTGDQGLLRGLSGH is encoded by the coding sequence ATGAATATCGTCGAATACGCGCTCTTCGCGTTCAGTTCGTTGTTCGTGATCGTCGATCCGATCGCGGTGGTCCCGGCCTTTCTCGCGATGACCCCGCGCGATTCCGTGGCGCAGCGGCTGAGAACCGCCCGCATGGCCTGCATCGTCGCCGTCGGACTCTTGACCGGGTTCGCCCTGTTCGGGCAGACGATCCTCCAGTTGTTGGGAATTACGCTGCCGGCGGTTCAGATCGCCGGCGGGCTCATCTTGTTGCTGGTGGCGTTGGACATGTTGCGCGCGCAACGGTCCACGGTACAGGAAACGGCGGAAGAAACGGCCGCCGGGACCAACAAGGACGACATCGCCATTGCGCCGCTCGCCGTCCCCATGCTGGCGGGGCCGGCCGCGATCTCGACCGTGATCCTGCTGGAAACGCAGGCCAAGACATTGGCGTTGCGTGCCGTGTTGATGGGGTGCCTTGTACTCGTCGGGTTGGCGAGTTACATTATATTAGCGATCGGAGCCAGCGGCGCGAAGTGGCTCAATCCCATCGCGGAGAAAATCATCTCGCGATTGATGGGTCTGTTGCTCGCCGCGCTGGCCGTTCAATTTATCGTAAACGCCTTCACCGGCGACCAGGGGTTGTTACGCGGACTGTCGGGACATTAA
- a CDS encoding Dihydroxy-acid dehydratase, whose protein sequence is MTIDPRQKSHTLLDGPGRAPARAMLKAVGFTDADLERPLIGVANTWIEVMPCNYHLRRLSERVKEGIRAAGGTPIEYNTIAVSDGISMGTEGMKASLISREVIADSIELVARGHLFDGVVALSGCDKTIPGTVMALCRLNIPSLMLYGGSIMPGQFQGHDVTIQDVFEAVGKHASGKMTNAELKDLEDHACPGPGACGGQFTANTMAIAFEFLGISPMGRNGVPAMDQRKDDVAFECGKLVMDLLKNDVRPKQIITRRSIENAIAAVATTGGSTNAVLHLLAVAREMGVRLTIDDFDKINRKVPLLADLKPGGRFMAADLFAAGGTTLVAKRLIEAKVLHPDQITVTGRTIGEEAKAAQEKPGQQVLRPLSNPIKPTGGLVILKGNLAPDGCVVKVAGHSIMTFRGPAKVYDREEDAFAAVKAGQIKAGDVVVIRYEGPSGGPGMREMLGVTAAIVGAGLGDSVALLTDGRFSGATHGLMAGHVAPEAAKGGPIAAIKNGDIVTFDIAKRRLDVELTQKELAARLKKVKYPSPRYLSGVMGKYARHVSSASEGAVTN, encoded by the coding sequence ATGACCATCGACCCACGACAGAAAAGTCACACCTTACTCGACGGACCGGGCCGGGCGCCGGCCCGCGCCATGCTGAAGGCGGTCGGCTTCACGGATGCCGACCTCGAACGGCCCTTGATCGGCGTCGCCAACACCTGGATCGAAGTTATGCCCTGCAACTACCACCTGCGCCGTCTGTCGGAACGGGTCAAGGAGGGCATCCGCGCTGCGGGCGGCACCCCGATCGAATACAACACCATCGCCGTGTCCGACGGCATTTCCATGGGCACCGAGGGCATGAAGGCTTCGCTCATCAGCCGGGAGGTCATTGCGGATTCCATCGAACTGGTGGCGCGCGGACACCTGTTCGACGGCGTCGTGGCCCTGTCCGGGTGCGACAAGACCATCCCGGGCACGGTCATGGCGCTCTGCCGCCTGAATATCCCGTCGCTCATGCTGTATGGCGGTTCCATCATGCCGGGGCAATTCCAAGGGCACGACGTCACGATTCAAGATGTCTTCGAAGCGGTCGGCAAACATGCCTCCGGCAAGATGACCAACGCCGAATTGAAAGATCTGGAAGACCATGCCTGCCCAGGCCCCGGAGCCTGCGGCGGCCAGTTCACCGCCAATACCATGGCCATCGCGTTCGAATTCCTCGGGATCTCGCCGATGGGACGCAACGGCGTGCCGGCCATGGACCAGCGCAAGGACGACGTGGCCTTCGAGTGTGGGAAATTGGTCATGGACCTGCTCAAGAACGACGTCCGTCCCAAACAGATCATCACACGCCGTTCGATCGAAAATGCGATCGCCGCCGTGGCGACGACCGGCGGATCGACCAACGCCGTGCTGCACCTGCTGGCCGTGGCCCGCGAGATGGGTGTGCGGCTGACCATCGACGATTTCGACAAGATCAACCGGAAGGTGCCGTTGCTGGCAGACCTCAAGCCGGGCGGCCGCTTCATGGCGGCGGATCTCTTTGCGGCGGGCGGCACCACGCTCGTGGCCAAACGATTGATCGAGGCCAAGGTTCTGCATCCGGATCAGATCACCGTGACGGGACGCACCATCGGCGAGGAGGCCAAGGCTGCCCAGGAGAAACCTGGGCAACAGGTCCTGCGGCCCCTGTCCAACCCGATCAAACCGACCGGAGGCCTGGTCATTCTGAAGGGCAACTTGGCGCCGGACGGCTGCGTGGTCAAGGTGGCCGGCCATTCGATCATGACCTTCCGCGGACCGGCTAAGGTCTACGATCGCGAAGAGGATGCCTTCGCCGCCGTGAAGGCCGGCCAAATCAAGGCGGGCGATGTCGTGGTGATTCGTTATGAGGGTCCATCGGGTGGGCCCGGCATGAGGGAAATGCTGGGCGTGACGGCCGCCATCGTCGGCGCGGGACTCGGCGATTCCGTGGCGCTGCTCACCGACGGGCGGTTCTCCGGAGCCACGCATGGTTTGATGGCGGGCCATGTCGCGCCGGAGGCAGCCAAGGGCGGGCCGATCGCTGCGATCAAGAACGGCGACATCGTCACCTTCGATATCGCCAAACGACGGCTGGACGTCGAACTGACCCAGAAGGAACTGGCGGCCAGGCTCAAGAAGGTCAAGTATCCCTCCCCTCGTTACCTGTCGGGTGTGATGGGGAAATATGCCCGCCACGTCTCCTCCGCATCGGAAGGCGCGGTGACGAACTGA